A region of Moorena producens PAL-8-15-08-1 DNA encodes the following proteins:
- a CDS encoding filamentous hemagglutinin N-terminal domain-containing protein produces MTLTNTIGNSKTESNRPDNPMKCVSFPQPHKANPLRPSLPRETISLMQLGLVGLLEVSSLCLFLASPTLAQITPDSTLGNENSQVTPNQTIRGAVADLIEGGAIRDSNLFHSFLEFNVGNGQRVYFANPDGITNILTRVTGSNLSQILGTLGVNGSANLFLLNPNGINFGANSRLDVAGSFVASTADSAIFDNGFNFSASDPNAPPLLTINIPTGLQYGSNPGPVNVIGATISMETGQTMALLGGQVNLNGATVEVPGGRVELGGLSSPGTVALDGATSVSFPDGVQRGDVSLTNGSLVDVTSVNGGTIAINGANFDMSQSSLQAGLTDGAGISNAVAGNITINANGYTTLSDKSLIANDIETNAIGNGGNIQLTTSGLTITGGSRVQTVTNSNGASGDIEINANGTIDISGFTEDGLFSGILTRSAVDTSGTGGNITINNAFGSLNLGNRGFIGTVTNSSSNGGAIALDLNTLVLETGAQIITLTSNIGNAGDITINAAESVTISGESRDFLPNPLLDLDTFDLNALEFITEPNPNVAESGPLGIPYVSIERTPEQIINGTTVLGAAENQFDYFSFSITTSNSRAIFDIDNGFTREDGSVDTEIFLFNQGTGELLEANDDSLTTDGAGGSIASFGSSTLDSLIDTTITEPGVYLLGVGVFPSSARNNQLIQGATPEVGDTYTLQVSLENLGTEGVSLPKDPFNPANFNPNMEEARSGLFSESRGTGNGGSLTINTDKLILNNPGRISTDTFQAGDSGNITLTIGSLLEVNRSRISSISRGSGDAGNLVIDTKKFQVNGGGLSTSTSSSGNAGEITITATESVILGVETRGTIASNARTGASGNGGRVVVETPVLELHNGAQINSLNRGKGDGGSVTIRAKVVSAIGRSPNGIVPSAFVTATEESGDGGNLTIETERLLVSDGAEFFSDTSGDGDAGHITVYASESVDVIGTDASGTFSSGILTSRLNLDTTREEIVGKGGNLLIETGRLRVAEGGRLQASAVGPGDGGNITISATEVEVSDAFEDFTGLVSGVLVSVDSGATGNGGKLEIDAERLHIFDGGQVIASSSGDGAAGEIILNVNDIEVTGISEDPQYPSRIAAFSEGNSPARDVTITSKNLRVRDGAEISVSARGNGDNAQAGNLEITAESILLDGGATLSAEVSAGDLGNIELDSQLIVMRDASNITTNAQNAATGGNITIDTDLLVALENSDITANAKNSFGGRVIINALGIFGTEFREQLTPNSDITASSERGASFSGTVEINAPYSDPSAGLFELPDNFVNPKLLVATGCGTDEGNQFTQFGRGGLPTDPTKPLRGQTLWMDLRPLPRHSARRRKNRVHAANAANPVNSRRSRIIEANRWIVNNNGVVELVADSVQSSPFISWFSPYYCVR; encoded by the coding sequence GTGACTCTGACCAACACTATCGGGAACTCTAAGACTGAGAGTAATCGGCCAGACAATCCCATGAAATGCGTAAGCTTCCCCCAACCCCACAAAGCTAATCCCCTCAGACCAAGCCTACCCAGAGAAACCATTTCACTAATGCAATTGGGCTTAGTGGGATTGCTCGAAGTCAGTAGTTTATGTTTATTCCTTGCCTCACCTACGTTAGCTCAAATTACCCCAGATAGTACTTTGGGCAATGAAAATTCTCAAGTTACTCCCAATCAGACTATCCGTGGTGCAGTAGCAGATTTAATCGAAGGGGGAGCGATACGAGATAGTAACCTGTTCCATAGTTTTCTGGAATTTAATGTTGGTAATGGTCAACGAGTCTATTTTGCTAATCCCGATGGCATTACCAATATTTTGACTCGTGTTACTGGCAGCAACCTCTCTCAAATTCTCGGGACTTTGGGAGTAAATGGTAGCGCTAATTTATTCTTGCTTAATCCCAATGGTATTAACTTTGGAGCCAATTCTCGCTTAGATGTAGCAGGCTCTTTTGTAGCTAGCACTGCTGATAGTGCAATATTTGACAATGGTTTCAACTTTAGCGCTAGTGATCCAAACGCCCCACCATTGTTAACCATCAATATTCCCACTGGTTTGCAATATGGTAGCAATCCTGGCCCAGTAAACGTGATCGGAGCTACCATTAGCATGGAGACCGGGCAAACCATGGCTTTACTTGGGGGTCAAGTAAACCTCAATGGTGCCACCGTTGAAGTGCCAGGGGGACGGGTGGAATTAGGAGGATTATCCAGTCCAGGCACTGTTGCCCTCGATGGTGCGACATCCGTTAGTTTTCCCGATGGTGTCCAACGAGGTGATGTTTCCTTGACTAACGGTAGCTTAGTAGATGTAACGTCTGTCAATGGCGGAACTATTGCCATCAATGGTGCTAACTTCGACATGTCTCAATCGAGTTTACAAGCTGGATTGACCGATGGAGCAGGTATATCAAATGCCGTAGCTGGCAATATAACTATTAATGCTAATGGTTATACCACTCTTAGTGACAAGAGTTTGATTGCTAATGATATAGAAACAAATGCGATAGGCAATGGCGGAAACATACAGCTAACCACTAGTGGTCTTACTATCACTGGTGGCTCAAGAGTTCAAACCGTTACCAATAGCAATGGGGCATCAGGAGATATTGAAATTAATGCTAATGGCACCATTGATATCTCCGGTTTCACTGAGGATGGCTTATTTAGCGGTATACTAACTCGTTCCGCTGTTGACACCAGTGGCACAGGAGGCAACATTACCATCAACAATGCCTTTGGGTCACTGAATCTAGGTAATCGGGGATTTATCGGTACAGTTACCAACAGTAGTAGTAATGGCGGTGCGATCGCACTGGATCTCAATACCTTAGTCCTGGAAACTGGCGCACAGATTATCACCCTTACCAGCAACATCGGAAACGCTGGGGATATCACCATTAACGCTGCCGAAAGTGTCACTATCTCTGGGGAAAGTCGGGATTTTCTCCCTAATCCTTTGTTGGATTTAGACACCTTTGACTTAAATGCTCTGGAGTTTATTACTGAACCGAATCCCAACGTGGCGGAATCCGGACCATTAGGAATACCCTATGTTTCCATTGAACGGACTCCAGAACAGATTATTAATGGCACCACCGTATTGGGTGCAGCCGAAAATCAATTCGATTACTTCTCCTTCAGCATTACCACTAGTAACAGTCGAGCTATTTTCGACATCGACAATGGCTTTACTAGGGAAGACGGCAGCGTAGATACTGAGATTTTCCTATTTAATCAAGGTACAGGAGAATTATTAGAGGCCAATGACGATTCTTTGACCACTGATGGTGCCGGTGGCAGTATAGCAAGCTTTGGCAGTTCAACCCTCGACTCTTTAATTGATACCACCATCACTGAACCAGGGGTTTACTTACTCGGAGTTGGTGTCTTCCCCTCTAGTGCTAGGAATAATCAATTGATCCAGGGCGCAACACCAGAAGTCGGGGACACTTACACCTTGCAAGTGTCTTTAGAAAACCTTGGCACTGAAGGAGTCTCGTTGCCCAAAGACCCTTTCAATCCGGCTAACTTTAATCCTAATATGGAAGAAGCCAGGAGCGGCTTATTTTCGGAATCGAGAGGTACAGGTAATGGTGGCAGCTTAACGATTAATACCGACAAATTAATACTGAACAATCCTGGTAGAATTTCCACCGATACCTTTCAGGCAGGTGATAGTGGCAATATTACCTTAACTATCGGCTCATTGCTCGAAGTGAATCGATCAAGAATCTCAAGCATTTCCCGGGGTAGTGGCGATGCGGGCAACCTAGTAATTGATACCAAAAAATTCCAGGTGAACGGAGGTGGTCTAAGTACTAGCACCTCAAGCTCAGGTAATGCTGGTGAGATTACCATTACGGCGACAGAATCTGTGATACTCGGAGTAGAAACTAGGGGCACAATCGCTAGCAATGCCAGAACTGGAGCAAGTGGGAATGGGGGCAGGGTGGTTGTTGAAACTCCAGTTTTGGAGTTGCATAATGGCGCTCAGATCAACTCGCTTAATCGGGGTAAAGGGGATGGGGGCAGTGTAACAATAAGAGCTAAGGTCGTCTCAGCCATTGGTCGCTCACCTAATGGTATAGTTCCTAGCGCCTTCGTTACAGCTACAGAGGAATCTGGCGATGGTGGCAATTTAACCATTGAAACCGAGCGTTTGCTTGTCAGTGATGGAGCAGAATTTTTCTCTGATACTTCTGGAGATGGGGATGCTGGACATATAACGGTGTACGCCTCAGAGTCGGTAGATGTGATTGGTACTGATGCTAGTGGTACATTCTCTAGCGGCATATTGACGAGTAGACTAAATCTTGATACTACTCGGGAGGAAATTGTTGGGAAGGGGGGCAATCTCCTGATTGAAACTGGGCGTTTGCGAGTGGCAGAAGGGGGACGTCTCCAAGCCTCTGCGGTTGGTCCTGGGGATGGTGGCAATATTACCATTAGCGCCACTGAGGTTGAGGTTAGTGATGCCTTTGAAGATTTTACTGGCCTGGTCAGTGGTGTCTTGGTTTCGGTCGATTCAGGAGCCACTGGCAATGGCGGTAAATTAGAGATAGATGCTGAACGGTTGCACATCTTCGATGGTGGACAGGTGATTGCGTCTAGCTCAGGGGATGGTGCAGCTGGGGAAATCATCCTCAATGTTAATGACATAGAAGTCACTGGTATTTCAGAAGACCCTCAGTATCCTAGTCGTATTGCGGCCTTCTCTGAGGGTAACTCCCCTGCACGTGATGTGACCATTACCAGCAAAAACTTGAGAGTTCGCGATGGTGCCGAAATTTCCGTTAGTGCCCGTGGTAATGGGGATAATGCCCAGGCTGGTAATCTTGAGATTACTGCTGAATCGATTCTATTAGACGGGGGCGCTACCCTTTCTGCGGAAGTCAGTGCTGGGGATCTCGGCAATATTGAGCTGGATTCCCAGCTGATTGTAATGCGCGATGCCAGTAACATCACTACCAATGCCCAAAATGCTGCCACTGGGGGTAATATTACTATTGATACTGACTTGCTAGTTGCCCTCGAAAATAGCGATATCACGGCCAATGCTAAAAATAGCTTTGGCGGACGAGTGATTATCAATGCCTTAGGCATTTTTGGTACTGAATTTCGAGAACAACTTACCCCAAATAGTGATATTACTGCCTCTTCCGAACGGGGAGCTTCCTTTAGCGGTACTGTGGAAATTAATGCACCATACTCTGACCCTAGCGCAGGATTATTCGAGCTACCAGACAATTTTGTTAATCCCAAACTGCTAGTTGCCACTGGTTGCGGTACTGATGAAGGTAATCAATTTACCCAATTTGGGCGCGGTGGCTTACCCACAGACCCCACTAAACCGCTTCGGGGTCAAACCCTGTGGATGGATTTACGTCCATTACCTCGCCACAGCGCTCGCCGTAGGAAAAATCGTGTACATGCTGCTAATGCTGCTAATCCCGTTAACTCACGTCGGTCTAGAATTATTGAAGCTAATCGATGGATTGTTAATAACAACGGAGTAGTGGAGTTAGTGGCTGATTCAGTTCAGTCGAGTCCCTTCATTTCCTGGTTTTCACCTTATTATTGTGTACGGTAA